In the genome of Polaribacter sp. MED152, one region contains:
- a CDS encoding beta-carotene hydroxylase → MEGVTWVMHKYVMHGFLWYLHEDHHKPNAHFFEKNDAFFLIFAIPSWLCIMFGLQDKVFWLAGIGFGIALYGFAYFLVHDVIIHQRFKWFSRSNNTYVKAIKWAHKMHHKHLGKEKGESFGLLLVAKKYWDKVQKDKAIRKQRR, encoded by the coding sequence ATGGAGGGTGTAACTTGGGTAATGCACAAATATGTAATGCACGGATTTTTATGGTATTTGCATGAAGATCATCACAAACCAAATGCTCACTTTTTTGAAAAAAATGATGCATTCTTTTTAATCTTTGCTATTCCAAGTTGGTTATGTATAATGTTTGGTTTGCAAGATAAAGTCTTCTGGCTTGCAGGTATTGGTTTTGGTATAGCACTTTATGGCTTTGCTTATTTTCTAGTGCATGATGTCATTATTCATCAACGTTTTAAATGGTTTTCTAGAAGTAATAATACCTATGTAAAGGCTATAAAATGGGCACATAAAATGCATCATAAGCATTTAGGAAAAGAGAAAGGCGAAAGTTTTGGTTTATTACTTGTTGCTAAAAAATACTGGGATAAGGTGCAAAAAGATAAAGCGATAAGAAAACAAAGACGCTAA
- a CDS encoding carotenoid biosynthesis protein, which produces MTLNKLTLHKYKLALGITLLFHVSAIIGLLFTDYDDFFINNTPLNLIISLVLLIFTHQKINKSLWLFFLACIFAGLIYEIIGINTGFLFGDYEYSSVMGYKIWGVPILLGNLWFITMYSVGSLTFQTYTWLKVKYNLSISKGLEFHVLAITGAFAAVFLDLFLEPVAIKLNFWQWYPLGEIPIYNYVCWFFGSLILQYLFVNLSFNKQNKFAVYLYVIQLIFFITISLFYK; this is translated from the coding sequence ATGACATTGAATAAATTAACCTTACATAAATATAAATTAGCCTTAGGAATAACTTTATTATTTCATGTGAGTGCCATTATTGGTTTACTTTTTACTGATTACGATGATTTTTTTATTAATAATACACCATTAAATTTAATTATTTCCTTGGTGTTGTTGATTTTTACGCATCAAAAAATTAATAAATCACTTTGGCTCTTTTTTCTAGCTTGTATTTTTGCAGGTCTTATTTATGAAATTATTGGTATCAACACAGGTTTTCTTTTTGGAGATTATGAATATTCCAGTGTTATGGGGTATAAAATTTGGGGTGTTCCTATTTTATTGGGTAATTTATGGTTTATCACTATGTATTCCGTTGGTAGTTTAACTTTTCAAACCTATACTTGGCTGAAGGTTAAATATAACTTATCCATTTCTAAGGGTTTAGAGTTTCATGTATTGGCGATAACTGGAGCCTTTGCTGCAGTATTTTTAGATTTATTTTTAGAACCTGTTGCAATCAAATTAAATTTCTGGCAGTGGTATCCTCTTGGAGAAATTCCAATTTATAACTATGTATGTTGGTTTTTTGGAAGTTTAATTTTACAGTATTTATTCGTAAATTTGAGTTTTAATAAACAGAATAAATTTGCTGTTTATCTGTATGTAATTCAACTTATATTTTTCATAACTATTAGTTTATTTTATAAATGA